The nucleotide sequence TCACCGCGACGGGTCCGCCCTTGAATACCGTGTCGCCCGCTGCGTTGATGTAGCCAAGATTGAGGCTGAGCGGCTCTCCAGAGGCTGGGGCAGTGGAGGCGAGTGGCACCGTCAAACTCAACGTGACAGAATCGGAGCCCGAGGGAAAATTGACAAGCGTGTCGAGCGCCACCGATCCGTCGGCGCGACGGAGCACCACGCGCACTTTCGTAAACGGTACCAGGCTCGTCGCATTCGACTGTTGTAAGACGCTCGGGAACACCGTGTTGAACGACAACCCGCGCGCAAATCGCAGTATGCCCGCCGCAGGAGCCGTGACCTCTCGGCCACAACTCAGCAGAATGGCGGCGCCAAACAACGGCAACAGCGCGGCCAATCGGTAGCGGGGTGAAAAGCGAAAGCGCATGCGTTCGAGGCGGTCGGGACGAGAGTGGGCGGTCGGTCCCGACCGAAATACCGTGGCGGGCGAACCCCGTAAGTTATCGGCCTTCCCCCCTCACGCGAAAGCATTTGAGGCCGATTTCTCCTGTGACGCGCGTCACATTACATGCGCGGTGCGCACTTTCTCCCCCCCGTGCGCGGTTCTCCGATGGGTGGTAGACTTCCCCGCATGTCGCGACGACTCCTCGGCTTCATTGTCCCGCTCGCCTTTGCTGCCCTCTTTGCGCGGCTGGGTGTGTGGCAACTCTCCCGCCTCTCCGAGCGCCGCGCCTTCAATGCGACGCTCGAAACACGATTGGCGGCTCCGCCGGTCGACTTCACGGCGGTGCCGTCCGACACCGGCGCCGGGCACTATCGCCGTGCCACGGCGCGCGGCGTCTACCTGTACGACCGTGAGATCGCCTGGGGTGCCCGAACGCGTGAAGGCTCGCCGGGGGTCAACATCCTCACTCCGGTTCGACTCGCCGGCAGCGACACGGTGGTGATGGTGAATCGTGGCTGGGCGTATTCCGAGGACGCCTCCACCATCGACTACTCCCGCTGGCGTGAACGCGATTCCGCGACGGTGTCTGGATACCTCGAGACCTACCCCGCCACGGACGCGGCGACCAACACCACGAAAGTGGTGCACCGCTTGGATCGAGCGCGGATTGCGAGGCTCGTGGGGCTGCCGATTGCGCCATATCTGCTCGTGCAGACCTCCGACAGCGCCCTGCACGCTGACTCCGTGCCCGTTCGCATGCCGACGCCGATCCTCGACGAAGGGCCGCACCGAAGCTACGCGATGCAGTGGTTCAGCTTTGCGACCATCGCGGTCGTCGGCGCCGTCTTCCTCCTGCGCCGCACGCCAGCCGCCTAAGCGACTCGTTCGCGACGGAACTGCAGCACGACAACCGCGGCGACAATCATCGCGCCGCCACCGATCACTGGGGCGGTGATCGGTTGATGCAGTACCACGGCGCCGAGCAGCGCGGTGAGAAAGGGCTCGATGGCTGACATGCTTGCTGTGCGCACTGGTCCGAGCCGCCTGAGCCCCATCGAAAAGAACAGGGAGGGCAGCACCGTGCTCAACAGCGTCAGCGCGATGATCGCGCCCCACGCCGTCGGGCTCATGGTTGTGGTGAACGTGCGATTGCCAGCGGCGAGCATAAGAAAACAGATGGCCGCCCCAATCGTGCCATAGGCACTCGTCACCGACGCAGGGTGCGACTTCTGCATCCACCCCATCAGCGGGATATACAACCCGTAGACAACGGCCGCGCCGAGCGCGAGCGCGGCGCCACGCATCGCGGGACCGCCCATCGCAATAGTTGACGTACCGCCACCGGCTTCAAGGGCGGGCAACACGACAATCACCACAGTCCCGCCGAACGAGAGAAGGAGTGCCGCCACGCGCCGCGCTGTGAGCGGCTCAGCGCCCCGGACCGCGTGCACAAGCGTGACCCACGACGGAAAGGTGAAGAACAAAAAGGCGAGCGTGGCCGCCGACACGTACTGCAGACTCGAGAGTGCGAGGCCGACCACGAATGCCTGGCCTCCACCACCCACCAGAATGAAACGCGCCGCCTCACGCCATGGCATGCGCGCGTGCGAGCGCGATCCCACCCACATAACCATCACGACGCTGGCAAGCACATAGCGCCAGGTCAGCACGTTGTAGAGCGAGAGCTGTTCGGCGACGGCTACGGTC is from Gemmatimonadota bacterium and encodes:
- a CDS encoding SURF1 family protein; this encodes MSRRLLGFIVPLAFAALFARLGVWQLSRLSERRAFNATLETRLAAPPVDFTAVPSDTGAGHYRRATARGVYLYDREIAWGARTREGSPGVNILTPVRLAGSDTVVMVNRGWAYSEDASTIDYSRWRERDSATVSGYLETYPATDAATNTTKVVHRLDRARIARLVGLPIAPYLLVQTSDSALHADSVPVRMPTPILDEGPHRSYAMQWFSFATIAVVGAVFLLRRTPAA
- a CDS encoding DMT family transporter; amino-acid sequence: MGTAFTLLAALGFAAVSTLTTVAVAEQLSLYNVLTWRYVLASVVMVMWVGSRSHARMPWREAARFILVGGGGQAFVVGLALSSLQYVSAATLAFLFFTFPSWVTLVHAVRGAEPLTARRVAALLLSFGGTVVIVVLPALEAGGGTSTIAMGGPAMRGAALALGAAVVYGLYIPLMGWMQKSHPASVTSAYGTIGAAICFLMLAAGNRTFTTTMSPTAWGAIIALTLLSTVLPSLFFSMGLRRLGPVRTASMSAIEPFLTALLGAVVLHQPITAPVIGGGAMIVAAVVVLQFRRERVA